A stretch of DNA from Arthrobacter jiangjiafuii:
TTCTGCGGGGTGGTGATCGTGCCGGGCCGGGTCCGGCTGCTCGGCCCGGCCGGTTCCGGCCGGCTTGCCCAGCAGCATCCACAGCCCTGGCAGCAGCAGTACGGCCGCCAGGGCGTAGGCGAAGTCCTCCAGCGGAGCGCTGCCGATGAAGGCACCGGAAATCCGGTCCGGGTTGTAGCTGAACAGTCCCGCCGCGATCATCACGTTGTCGAACACGGCGGTCAGGACCAGGAGCACGACGGCGGTGACCGCCAGGGCGGCCGGCGCACCCTTGGCGCGGTGGCGCAGCAGGGCCAGGGCCAGCACGGCGGCTGCGGGCACGAGGAACACGGCGTTGAGCGCCCAGTACGTCACCGGTTCGTCTCCTGTCGTGCCGTCTTCTGCCCCGTGGCACGCCGCAGCACCAGCGACACCAGGCCGAAGAGCACCATGGTCAGGTAGCAGAGGAAGGCCAGGAAGAAGACCTCCTCGACGGGCAGGTGCGGGGCAAGGACCAGGCCGAGCATGATCGGGGTTTCGCCGCGGTAGAAAATATCCAGGCCTATCCCGCCCAGGTCCCAGAGCAGGAAAAAGACCAGGCCGATGATGCTCACCAGGGTGGCACGGCGGGCGTCGGCGAAGAAGAAGAGCTTGAACCGGTGATCCAGCAGCGCCATGCAGCCGATCGACGCCAGGAGCAGGGACAGGTAGAGGAAACCCACTAGGCTCCGCTCCCGCGGCCCGGAACCGCGTTCCCCGGAACCGGCAGCTCTTCGGTGCTGGTGTCGCCGCGGAGCCGTTTGAGTACCAGTTCGGCGCTGATCAGGCACATCGGCAGGCCGATGCCGGGCAGTGTGGAGCCCCCGGCGTAGAGCAGCCCGTCCACTTTGCGGCTGGCGTTGGAGCCGCGGAAGAACGCGCTCTGCTTGAGCACGTGGGCCGGGCCCAGGAGGGTCCCGCGCCAGGAGTTGAGATCCTGCACGAAGTCCTGCGGTCCCACCGTTTTCCGGACAGTGATCCGCTCGGCCAGGTCGGGGATATCCGCCCACGCGGAAATCTGCGCGATCACGGCGTCAGCCATGGCCTCGATGCGAGGGTCTCCACCGCCGTCGACTCCGCCGGAGCCCAGCGTGGGATCCGAGGGCACCGGGACCAGGACAAAGATGTTCTCGTGACCGGCGGGCGCGGCTTCGGGGTCGGTGGCGCTGGGCCGGCAGACATAGAGCGACGCCGGATCCGGCACCGAGGGGTGCTTGCCGAAGATCTTCTCGAAGTTCTCTTTCCAGTCCCGGGTGAACAGCAGCGTGTGGTGTGCCAGGGACGGCAGCTCGCCGCGGACGCCCAGATGCAGCAGCAGGCCGCCGGGGCCGGGGACGCGGTGCTTCCAGTAACGCTCGGGATAGGTCTGCAGTTCGCGGGGCAGCAGCGCCGTTTCGGTGTGGTGCAGGTCGGCGGCGGAGACCACCAGGTCGGCGTCCAGAGACAGCGGATGCCCGGACGCATCGGTGTAGTCCACGCCGGTGGCCCGCGGGCGCCGTCGGGACGACGAGCCGGTGCGGGATGGGGAAGCGGTGGTGCGGATCCTGGTGACGGTGGAGCCGGTGAGGATCTTCACGCCGTCGTCCTCCGCCAGCGAGGCGATGACGCTGATGATCCGGGTGAAGCCGCCCATCGGATAAAGCACCCCGTCAGCCAGGTCGAGCCGGCTCATCAGGTGGTACATGCTGGGCGTGGTGAACGGGGAGGACCCGAGGAACACGGCCGGGTAGCCCAGGATCTGGCGGATCCTCGGATCGGTGAACTTCCCTGCCACAAACGAGCTCAGCGGCTGGAGCAGCAGCTGGGCCAGCCGCGGGCCGCGCTTGAGCACGTCGGGGCGCAGCAGCGGCAGGAAGGATGCGAAGGTGGAGTAGAGGAAGCGTTTCTTGGCCATGTCGTAAACGTCGACGGCGGAGTCCAGATACTTCTCGAGCCTGGCTCCGGCGCCGGGTTCGAGGGACTCGAACAGTGCCACGTTTTCGCTGCGGGTGGCCGCGATGTCTACTGGATCCGGGGAGCCTTCGAACAGTACCCGGTACCCCGGATCCAGCTTCACCAGGTCCAGCTGCTCGGCCGCGGAGGTGCCCAGCAGCCGGAAGAAATGATCAAACACCTCCGGCATGAGGTACCAGGACGGTCCGGTGTCGAAGCTGAACCCCGCGCTCTGCCAGGACCCGGTCCGGCCGCCGGCCACCGGCTGCTTTTCCAGGACCGTCACCTCGAGGCCCTCCCGTGCCAGCAGGGCTGCAGTGGCCAGGCCGGTGATCCCGCCGCCAATGACGACGGCGGTGCGCGGTGGTGCGGATGCTCTCCTGCGGGTCATTGCTGCCTTCCGGCGGTGGGGCTTCCCGGCGCCGGACGGCGGAAGCGGTGGGTATAGAGGGTTCCGGCGGCGATGCGCAGCTTCACCGGGTTAGGCACGCGGATGCGGGTGCTGCGCAGCTGCTCGGCCCCGGTGGCACGCAGCCGGCGGGACAGCTCGGAGAACAGTTCCTGTGCCAGGGCGACAGCCGGCCGGGCATGCGGCGGCAGCTCGGTGATGGAGGCGCCGGAGACCTGCAGGTCTGTGTCGATGTCATCCAGCAGCCGGTGCTTGTCCGCCTCGGAAAACGCCGCGACGGTGATGCCGGGGAAGTAGCTGCGGCCCAGGGTGTCGAAATCATCGGCCAGGTCGCGGAGGAAATTGACCTTTTGGAAGGCCGCTCCCAGCCGTTGCGCACCTTCCCTCAGGCGCTTGGCGCGGTCGTCGTCGATCTCGCTGCCCTGCAGGAAGCAGAGCAGGCACATCAGCCCGATCACCTCGGCTGACCCGTAGACGTAGTCGTTGAAGGATTCCGGCGTGTGTTCGGTCCGTTCCAGGTCTGCGCGCATGGACCGGAAGAAGGGGGTCGTCAGGTCCTCGGTGATGCCGGTGCTGCGGGCCGTCAGGGCGAAGGCGTGGACCACCAAATTCACGCTGTACCCGGTGCGCAGGGCCTGCGCGGTGTCTGCCTCCAGCGCATCGAGGTGGCGCGCGACCTCGGCCGGGGCCAGCCCTGCCTCGGCGGCCACCCCATCGACTATTTCATCGGCCAGCCGCACCAGCGCATAAATGGTCTCGATCTGCAGCCTGGTGCGCGGCTGCAGCAGGCGGGACGCCAGCCCGAAGGATGTGGAATAGGAGCGGATCACCACGGAGGACGTTTGGACCGCGACCTTGTTGTAGAGCGCCAGGCCTGCTTCCCGGGCCATCGCCTACCGTCCCCGGTTCACGGCGCCGTCGAGAATGTGCTCCAGGACCTGGCGCAGCGCCGGGGGAACCGCCGGACAGTCAAGGTGGGTCCGGGCCCGGGCCGCGTGCTCGTCGGCCAGGGTTCGGGCGAAGTCGCGGGCACCGGAGAGGACCAGCAGTTCGCGGGCACGGTCGGCCTCGGCCGGCGTCAGCTCCGGGCACCCAATCAAGTGTGACAGCTCGTCCCAGTGCGGGCCTTGGGCGGCATGGGAAATCAGGACCGTCCGTTTACCCTCGCGCAGGTCGCTCAGGTTCGATTTTCCGGTGGCGCTCTCCTGCCCAAAGACTCCCAGCAGGTCATCCACCAGCTGGTAGGCGATTCCGGTGTCCCGGCCAAAGCGCCCCAGGGCGGCGGCGACGTCGTCGTCCGCTCCGGCGAGCACCGCCCCGGCGCGCAGCGGCGCTTCGAAGGAGTACACGGCTGTTTTGAGCCGTTCCATGTCCAGGATTTCGGCCACCGGCGGCGCCCCCGGGGAGACGGAGAAGTCGACGTCGATCAGCTCGCCGGCAGCGGAGGCGAATACTGCCTCGTCCAGGATCTCCGCCAGCCGGAGCCGGGTGGCGGGATCCGTGTCAACGGTGTCCAGCATCCGGAAGGCGCCGGAGAGCACCAGGTCACCGGCAATGATTCCGGCCGACATGCCGCGGTGCCGGGCTGCCTCGGGCGTCTGTCCGGCCTCCTCGGCACGGGCCCGGTACACCCCGGACACGTTGTCATGGCCGCGGCGCACAAAGTCCAGGTCAATCACGTCGTCGTGGATGATCAGCGCCGTGTGCAGCAGCTCAAAGGCCGCGCCCGCCCGGGCGGCGGCCTCGAGGCTGGTGCCGCCCAGATGCTGGTAGGCGGTCATCAGGATTCCGGGCCGGACCCGCTTGCCGCCGGCCGTAGACGCCTCCAGTGTTTCCCAGAGGCTAAGGTAGCTGGGACTGACTTTGGCTGCGCGAAGCTTCGCCTGGCCAAAATATGCCTGCAGGACACTCTCGACCTGCTCGTGTCCGATGGCTGGGTCGAGCAGGGGTTCAGTCTCCATAGGGTCAAGTAAACACGGTGACTATGAGGAGGAGAAATGGCGCAACGCGGGGAACTGGTGGTACTTGTGGATCCGGACGGGCAGCCCGTCGGAACGCAGCAAAAATCCACGGTGCACACCACTGATACCCCCCTGCATCTGGCGTTTTCCACTCATGTGTTCAACCGGGCCGGCCAGCTGCTGGTCACGCGGCGCGCCCTGGGCAAGCTGACCTGGCCCGGAGTGTGGACCAATTCCTTCTGCGGGCATCCCGGCCCCGGCGAAGCCACCGCCGACGCCGTCCTGCGCCGGGCGGACCGGGAGCTGGGTCTGGCCCTGCGCGTTGAGGACCTGACCCTGCGGGTTCCGGAATTCCGCTACCGTGCCGTGGATGCCTCGGGCATTGTGGAAAATGAAATCTGTCCGGTGTACACCGCCGTCACCGACGCCGATCCGGTGCCGGCAGCCGATGAGGTGATGGACTGGAACTGGGTCGATCCGCTCCAGCTGGCCGAATCCGTGCGCCTGGCACCGTGGGCCTTCAGTCCGTGGCTGGTGCTGCAGCTGCCCCTGCTGTATCCCCCGGAGCGGTAGGTTCAGCAGGCCTGTTCTTCCCGTGCCCGGTCTCCCCGTGCCCGGTGAAGCGGCGGGGCCAGCGCACCCACGGAGCCTCCCCGGGCCAATGCGCCCACAGGGTGTGGAAGGCGCGGCGGAAACGGCGGACCAGGTTGGCGCCGCCGATCACTGCCCGTGGCGCCATTCCGACCACCAGCGTCGGCTCGAAGCGACAGCGGTACTCCTGGCCCAGATGCAGGCTCAGGCACACGTCGTCGTGCTGCTCGGGATCCTCCCGGTGCACCTTCCCGCGGATTTTGTGCCACACCGAGGTACGCAGCGCGAGGTTCGAGCCGAACAGCGGCAGGTGGCCCAGGGCCAGGCCCATGGCCAGGTAGTAGGACCCGAGGTAGAGCACGCTGAGCAGCCCTCCCAGCGGACGGGGAAAACCGTAAAACCGGCCCGGCCCGGAGAGCGCAGCCAGGGACGGATCGGCGGCGAAGGTTTCAGCTATTCTCGCAATCCAATCCGCGGGCAGCACGCAGTCGGCGTCGCAGCGCGCAATGATCTGGCCGCGGGCGGCGTCGTATCCGGCGGCTGCGGCGGCCGGGATGCCGGGCACCGGCTCAAACACCACGCGGGCTCCGCGCCGGCGGGCCACGGCGGCACTGTCATCGGTGCTGTTGTTGTCCACCACCACGATCTCGAAGGGCTGCACCGTCTGTCCAGCGAGGGAGGCCAGACAGGCGGCCAGCGCCGGGGCGTCGTTGAGGCAGGGAATCACCACGCTGACAGCGGGCAGGAGGGCAGGCATGGAGGAAGTGTAGCCCGGGCTGCGATACCGTGATTGCATGATCGACACACTCCTCCGCCGGCCCGCCGGTGCCGGAGAGTACTTTGCCGACGCCGTGCGGGCTGCCTGCCTGCTCAGCCTCACGGCAGCCGCCCTCTGGCACGGTCCCGTGGATGTGGCCCTGTTCCTGCTGGTCCTGATGGGCACCCTGGTGTCCCGGTCCCTGGAGATCCCCCGGGTCTTTGACGGGCTGTACGGGCTGACGCTGCTCGGTGCGGCCTGGAGCAGTGTCCTGGACCTCTACGCGAGGGTGGGCTGGTGGGACCTTCCGGTGCACTTCACTGCCACAGCTGTCATTGCCGCCATGGTCTACCTTCTGCTGTCCCGGCTTGGCGCGGTTCCGATGCCGGCCCGCCGGGCTGCGCCGCCGGCCGGGGCCATTCCTGTCCTGGTGTTCTGCCTGGGGCTGGCCGTGAGCGTTCTGTGGGAGCTGGGCGAGTGGTGGGGTTACACCTTCGTGGACCAGAGCATCAACGTGGGTTATCAGGACACGATGGGCGACCTGGCCGCCGGCGGGCTCGGTGCACTGTCCGCCGGGGCCTGGCTGGGCCGGGCGGCCCGCCGGTCCGCCCGGGAGGCCGACGCAATCCGGCCCGCCGACGCGGCACAACCTGCGCTAGGCGGGCGGGCCGGCCCGGCCTCTGCCCTAACCCGCGTGCCTGTTCAGCGCCGTCCGGAGACCGGTGGGATCCCAAAGGAGCGGAACTCTTCAGGGCGGTAAGAGCCCCACATGTTCCACCAGTTATCCTGAGCCCCCCACTTAACGGGTGGACGGGCGTCATCGTAGATTTGTTCCAGATCCGTGTAGAGTTCCACGACCGCACCCGAAGACTCTACGTAATAGGCGGCAATATTGTGTCCTGCGCCGTGACGCACGGGGCCCCAGATCAGCTCCCGCCCAACCCTGTTGAGCCGGTCCCCCAACTTCCCGAGGTCCGCGATGGACTGGGTCTGCCAGGCATGGTGATGGAAAGTTCCCTTCCCTTGGATGAGCGCGATGCCATGATGGTCCGGATTACACCGCATAAAGTACGCGTAATCGTCTCCGATGACGTCGGAGAGGCGGAAATCCAGCACTCGCGCCAGGAACTCCATCATGGCCCGGACGTTGCGGGGGTGGAAGTTGATGTGGCCGTAGCGGTCCGGCCCGAAGGACAGCGCTCCAACCTCATTGGCCTGCAAATCGGTGTAGATGTCGAATACCCAGTCTTCCGGGCCGACAAAACTGAAACCGTCCTGCACGCCGGCGGACACAGGTTTTTCGCTGATGATGGGCAGGTTCTCAGCTTCCACCCGGCGTCGGATTTCCCGCAGGGCGTCACCGTCCCGGGCCACCAGGCCCAGCGAGTGTATGCCGTTGGTATCCGATTCGACGTACACCAGTTCATGGTGAACTGCCGATGCCGCCAGGTACGTCTCACGTCCTGCTACCTCGGTGACCCGCAGGCCAAGCAGCCCGGTCGCGTCGGACACCGCTGCGTCAACATCAGTGGTCTGGATGGACACATGGCCCATTTCCCTGATCAAGCCCCATGACATGTGTGTAGCTCCTTAGATAGGTTGATACGCCCGTTGATTGCGCTAAACATTCCTGTCGGCTCCATGGGTCGCCCTGCGCAGCCCCGGGACCAGCACGGCCAGCTTTTCCAGTGCTGTGTGCTCACTGCCGGACCTGCAGGCCGCTGCCACGTAGCGGTCGGGGCGGACAATAAGTGATGTACCCGCAGGCAGCGTGCTGAAAGCGCCTCCGACGTCGGTGACCTGTCCCGGACGGCGCCCTGCATCGCCGGTTCCGATGGGCGCAATGCCGATCCGGTTCCCGCCGTAAAAGTCCAGCCGCGTCCAGCCTCGTCCGAGCACCGCGTCAAGAAGGTTTTCCTCGCCGTTCTCATCCCGGACCAGTGGCTGAGCAAGTGCTGTGCCCACGGTGGCTGCCGCCGCTTTAGGAACTTCTGTTCCCGGCGGGACGAGGCACCCCGTGCTGTAATGCGGTTGCTTGAGGAACCGCATCTGAGTGATCCAGCGGTTCAGCGGCGGCAGCAACGAGGTGGCAGCAATCAGCTGATCCCGGAGCGCGGCGGCCGCCGGGTTTGTTGCCATCACCACCCTGCCGATGAGATGGGAAAGCCTGACCATCTCCGCGGTGTGCGGCCTGCGTTCCTGGGCGTAACTGTCGAGCAGAGCCTCCGGCGCACCGTCTACTACGCTCGCAGCGATTTTCCAGGCCAGATTGGCCGCGTCCCGGATGCCTGCATTGAGCGCCTGCCCGGCAAACGGCGGCATGAGGTGCGCCGCGTCGCCGGCGAGGATCACCCGCCCTTTGCGGTACGCGCCGGCAATGCGCTGGTGGGCCACATATACGGCGGCCCGGCGAATATTCTGCGGTTCGACGGCTTCGAAGGGTGCCACCAGCCCCGCAATAAAGGCCGGGGCAGTAACTTCCTCGGCACTCTCGCCGGGCAGGAGCATAAATTCGTACCGCCGCCGGCTTTTCGCTCCGGGGACCTGAACAACCGGGCGCTTGCCGTTGCAGTGGAACTCGGCAAATTTCTCGGTCTTCACTTTCGAGCCGGCAATGTCGACCACAATCCACTGCTGTGCCTGGGTACTGCCCTGCAGCGGGATTCCCAGCTGGGTGCGGACGGGGCTCTTGCCGCCGTCGCAGGCTAGAACCCACTGAGATCGAACCGTTCTGACTCCGGAGGCATCCTTGATGACCGATTCGGCGTAGCTCCCACGGTCCCTCACCTCGAGAACCTCGGATTCAAAGCGCAGGTCAATCCGATCGCGGCCTCTGACGGCTTCCAGAAGGAGGGATTCCATGACCGGCTGATCGAACTGGGATTTGCCCGGTTGTCCGAGGCGCGGCCGGCCGGGGCGCACCTCGGCCAGGAGCTGCCCTTTGCGGCCGAAATACCGCGCCCCGGTGTCCGTCAGCATTTCGGGAAGAAGCTGGTCCAGCACACCGATCTCCGCCAAGACGCGCAGTGTCTCGTCCGTCGCACTGATGGCCCGTGGCGCGTCACTGGTGGTGGCCTGCTTCTCGGCCAGCACCACGTTCACGCCGTAGTCAGCCAGCAGGGCAGCCACCGTCATGCCGATCGGACCGGCCCCGACTACCAGGACATCTGTTTCGCTGTGCTGATCCATGTCGCTCCTCCCTTATGCCTGCCGGTTATTCGCTGCGCTGGACCGTGTTGCGGAGGACACCTAGTCCGGTGATTTCAACCTCCACGACGTCGCCCTCGCTGAGCAGGCCCTGAGGCTCCATAAAGAGACCGACTCCTCCGGGGGTTCCAGTCACAATGACGTCGCCGGCCGAGAGCTTGGTGAAGCCCGTGACGTATTCGATGAGTTCGGGGATGGAGAAGTAGAGATCACCGAGAGCAGCTTGCTGTCGGACCTCACCGTTGACCCGGGTCTGCAGGACCATGGAGTCGAGGTCTTCGATATCGGAGGCGGGAACCAGATAGGGTCCGAATGCTCCGGTCCCCGGGAAGTTCTTGCCCGGAATCCACTGTGAGGCGTTGCGCTGCCAGTCCCGCACGGAGAAGTCGTTGTAGGCACCGTAACCGGCGACGTAGTCGAATGCCTCTTCCTTGGGCACCTGCCAGGCGTCATGGGAAATGACCAGGGCCATTTCACCCTCGTAGTCGAACTGGGTAGTGGAGGCAGGCATGAGGGCCGGAGCAAGGTGGCCCATCTGTGTATCGGCGAAACGCGTGAAGACTGTGGGTGCCTTCTGTTCCACCTTGCCGGTTTCTTCCTGATGACTGCGGTAGTTCACACCGATGCAGATGATCTTTTCCGGTTTCGTAACCGGTGGGAGGAACCGGACATCCGCCTCGTCGACAGCGGGGGCGGCAGCGAACTGGTCGCGTGAGACAGTTCCGAAAATGCCTTCCCGTACCGCGTCGGAAAGCGTCGGGGCGAGGTCCAGGCCGCCGGGGCCCAGGTCGTAGACCTTGGCATCCTCGACGATGCCC
This window harbors:
- a CDS encoding fumarylacetoacetate hydrolase family protein — encoded protein: MHYASFVSPEGTPSWGIVEDAKVYDLGPGGLDLAPTLSDAVREGIFGTVSRDQFAAAPAVDEADVRFLPPVTKPEKIICIGVNYRSHQEETGKVEQKAPTVFTRFADTQMGHLAPALMPASTTQFDYEGEMALVISHDAWQVPKEEAFDYVAGYGAYNDFSVRDWQRNASQWIPGKNFPGTGAFGPYLVPASDIEDLDSMVLQTRVNGEVRQQAALGDLYFSIPELIEYVTGFTKLSAGDVIVTGTPGGVGLFMEPQGLLSEGDVVEVEITGLGVLRNTVQRSE
- a CDS encoding VOC family protein, which produces MSWGLIREMGHVSIQTTDVDAAVSDATGLLGLRVTEVAGRETYLAASAVHHELVYVESDTNGIHSLGLVARDGDALREIRRRVEAENLPIISEKPVSAGVQDGFSFVGPEDWVFDIYTDLQANEVGALSFGPDRYGHINFHPRNVRAMMEFLARVLDFRLSDVIGDDYAYFMRCNPDHHGIALIQGKGTFHHHAWQTQSIADLGKLGDRLNRVGRELIWGPVRHGAGHNIAAYYVESSGAVVELYTDLEQIYDDARPPVKWGAQDNWWNMWGSYRPEEFRSFGIPPVSGRR
- a CDS encoding FAD-dependent monooxygenase gives rise to the protein MDQHSETDVLVVGAGPIGMTVAALLADYGVNVVLAEKQATTSDAPRAISATDETLRVLAEIGVLDQLLPEMLTDTGARYFGRKGQLLAEVRPGRPRLGQPGKSQFDQPVMESLLLEAVRGRDRIDLRFESEVLEVRDRGSYAESVIKDASGVRTVRSQWVLACDGGKSPVRTQLGIPLQGSTQAQQWIVVDIAGSKVKTEKFAEFHCNGKRPVVQVPGAKSRRRYEFMLLPGESAEEVTAPAFIAGLVAPFEAVEPQNIRRAAVYVAHQRIAGAYRKGRVILAGDAAHLMPPFAGQALNAGIRDAANLAWKIAASVVDGAPEALLDSYAQERRPHTAEMVRLSHLIGRVVMATNPAAAALRDQLIAATSLLPPLNRWITQMRFLKQPHYSTGCLVPPGTEVPKAAAATVGTALAQPLVRDENGEENLLDAVLGRGWTRLDFYGGNRIGIAPIGTGDAGRRPGQVTDVGGAFSTLPAGTSLIVRPDRYVAAACRSGSEHTALEKLAVLVPGLRRATHGADRNV
- a CDS encoding phytoene/squalene synthase family protein; protein product: MAREAGLALYNKVAVQTSSVVIRSYSTSFGLASRLLQPRTRLQIETIYALVRLADEIVDGVAAEAGLAPAEVARHLDALEADTAQALRTGYSVNLVVHAFALTARSTGITEDLTTPFFRSMRADLERTEHTPESFNDYVYGSAEVIGLMCLLCFLQGSEIDDDRAKRLREGAQRLGAAFQKVNFLRDLADDFDTLGRSYFPGITVAAFSEADKHRLLDDIDTDLQVSGASITELPPHARPAVALAQELFSELSRRLRATGAEQLRSTRIRVPNPVKLRIAAGTLYTHRFRRPAPGSPTAGRQQ
- a CDS encoding polyprenyl synthetase family protein gives rise to the protein METEPLLDPAIGHEQVESVLQAYFGQAKLRAAKVSPSYLSLWETLEASTAGGKRVRPGILMTAYQHLGGTSLEAAARAGAAFELLHTALIIHDDVIDLDFVRRGHDNVSGVYRARAEEAGQTPEAARHRGMSAGIIAGDLVLSGAFRMLDTVDTDPATRLRLAEILDEAVFASAAGELIDVDFSVSPGAPPVAEILDMERLKTAVYSFEAPLRAGAVLAGADDDVAAALGRFGRDTGIAYQLVDDLLGVFGQESATGKSNLSDLREGKRTVLISHAAQGPHWDELSHLIGCPELTPAEADRARELLVLSGARDFARTLADEHAARARTHLDCPAVPPALRQVLEHILDGAVNRGR
- the idi gene encoding isopentenyl-diphosphate Delta-isomerase, with protein sequence MAQRGELVVLVDPDGQPVGTQQKSTVHTTDTPLHLAFSTHVFNRAGQLLVTRRALGKLTWPGVWTNSFCGHPGPGEATADAVLRRADRELGLALRVEDLTLRVPEFRYRAVDASGIVENEICPVYTAVTDADPVPAADEVMDWNWVDPLQLAESVRLAPWAFSPWLVLQLPLLYPPER
- the crtI gene encoding phytoene desaturase family protein, whose amino-acid sequence is MTRRRASAPPRTAVVIGGGITGLATAALLAREGLEVTVLEKQPVAGGRTGSWQSAGFSFDTGPSWYLMPEVFDHFFRLLGTSAAEQLDLVKLDPGYRVLFEGSPDPVDIAATRSENVALFESLEPGAGARLEKYLDSAVDVYDMAKKRFLYSTFASFLPLLRPDVLKRGPRLAQLLLQPLSSFVAGKFTDPRIRQILGYPAVFLGSSPFTTPSMYHLMSRLDLADGVLYPMGGFTRIISVIASLAEDDGVKILTGSTVTRIRTTASPSRTGSSSRRRPRATGVDYTDASGHPLSLDADLVVSAADLHHTETALLPRELQTYPERYWKHRVPGPGGLLLHLGVRGELPSLAHHTLLFTRDWKENFEKIFGKHPSVPDPASLYVCRPSATDPEAAPAGHENIFVLVPVPSDPTLGSGGVDGGGDPRIEAMADAVIAQISAWADIPDLAERITVRKTVGPQDFVQDLNSWRGTLLGPAHVLKQSAFFRGSNASRKVDGLLYAGGSTLPGIGLPMCLISAELVLKRLRGDTSTEELPVPGNAVPGRGSGA
- a CDS encoding lycopene cyclase domain-containing protein: MTYWALNAVFLVPAAAVLALALLRHRAKGAPAALAVTAVVLLVLTAVFDNVMIAAGLFSYNPDRISGAFIGSAPLEDFAYALAAVLLLPGLWMLLGKPAGTGRAEQPDPARHDHHPAEPEEKP
- a CDS encoding lycopene cyclase domain-containing protein; translated protein: MGFLYLSLLLASIGCMALLDHRFKLFFFADARRATLVSIIGLVFFLLWDLGGIGLDIFYRGETPIMLGLVLAPHLPVEEVFFLAFLCYLTMVLFGLVSLVLRRATGQKTARQETNR
- a CDS encoding glycosyltransferase family 2 protein; the encoded protein is MPALLPAVSVVIPCLNDAPALAACLASLAGQTVQPFEIVVVDNNSTDDSAAVARRRGARVVFEPVPGIPAAAAAGYDAARGQIIARCDADCVLPADWIARIAETFAADPSLAALSGPGRFYGFPRPLGGLLSVLYLGSYYLAMGLALGHLPLFGSNLALRTSVWHKIRGKVHREDPEQHDDVCLSLHLGQEYRCRFEPTLVVGMAPRAVIGGANLVRRFRRAFHTLWAHWPGEAPWVRWPRRFTGHGETGHGKNRPAEPTAPGDTAGAAAAPATD